From one Mytilus trossulus isolate FHL-02 chromosome 10, PNRI_Mtr1.1.1.hap1, whole genome shotgun sequence genomic stretch:
- the LOC134686503 gene encoding fibropellin-3-like codes for MCAQGYEGRNCEIDINECLPNPCKHGAICKDKVNEYSCTCPPGYKGQNCEIDINECLLNPCKHGATCNDKVNDYSCMCAPGYKGKNCDSDINECLPNPCKHGATCNDKVNDYSCTCPPGYEGTNCEIDINECLPNPCKHGATCNDKVNDYSCICAPGYKGQNCEIDIDNCLLHKCKNGATCKDKVNGYVCICQIGYTGQHCDTDINECLLNPCKHGATCNDKVNDYSCMCAPGYKGKNCELDINECLPNPCKHGATCNDKVNDYSCTCPPGYEGTNCEIGMMSD; via the exons ATATAAATGAATGTCTGCCAAATCCATGCAAGCACGGCGCTATATGTAAGGATAAAGTGAACGAATACAGCTGCACGTGTCCCCCAGGTTACAAAGGACAGAATTGTGAAATAG ATATAAATGAATGTCTGCTAAATCCATGCAAGCACGGTGCTACATGTAATGATAAAGTGAACGATTACAGCTGCATGTGTGCCCCAGGTTACAAAGGAAAGAACTGTGA TTCAGATATAAATGAATGTCTGCCAAATCCATGCAAGCACGGCGCTACATGTAATGATAAAGTGAACGATTACAGCTGCACGTGTCCCCCAGGTTACGAAGGAACGAACTGTGAAATAG ATATAAATGAATGTCTGCCAAATCCATGCAAGCACGGCGCTACATGTAATGATAAAGTGAATGATTACAGCTGCATTTGTGCCCCAGGTTACAAAGGCCAGAATTGTGAAATAG ATATAGATAATTGTCTTCTACATAAATGCAAGAACGGAGCCACATGTAAAGATAAAGTTAATGGCTACGTCTGTATCTGTCAAATTGGTTACACAGGACAGCACTGCGATACAG ATATAAATGAATGTCTGCTAAATCCATGCAAGCACGGTGCTACATGTAATGATAAAGTGAACGATTACAGCTGCATGTGTGCCCCAGGTTACAAAGGAAAGAACTGTGAATTAG ATATAAATGAATGTCTGCCAAATCCATGCAAGCACGGCGCTACATGTAATGATAAAGTGAACGATTACAGCTGCACGTGTCCCCCAGGTTACGAAGGAACGAACTGTGAAATAGGTATGATGTCAGATTAA